In one Butyrivibrio proteoclasticus B316 genomic region, the following are encoded:
- a CDS encoding methyl-accepting chemotaxis protein, whose translation MDKKHGSLMLPIVGSIILAVVITAVAIAGFNIYSSINTNKSQTEAYKARLLEDVQAELKNETQEAMSICQVMYDRYLAGEMTMEEAQKEAADIIRELKYNDGAGYFWVDTSKGINVVLLGRDTEGQSRWDSVDPNGTYFIQEMIKNGLQEGGGYTNLMFAKPNETEPLPKINYTAYFEPFDWVMGTGVWVDHLDSLAAEYIGHATMDMYRNINSSIITMLVLLVIGISIAVYMGKRITKPLILATEQMVRMSNNDFTDNEEMEKVRSLPAKENNEIGQIAEALDLMHKNIRDLMMKISDTTAYVASASEELSASASQSAQASEMVANSCTNVANSCSGQITAVSGASNETKAFVNNMQEFQDAISRTTEMIDTTNDAATKGAADMTNATNMMKTIKDSVENTASVVETLGEQLKNIDSFVDTIAEIASQTNLLSLNASIEAARAGEMGKGFAVVASEISKLADQSNEAASKITELIAEIMQNSNEAVEAMRSGAQSVVEGTETVNEAGNTFGNIVEMVYSISEQSARMSEIVGQLSEGTETIAENIQKIENMSADVADETQNVSAASEQQTASTHEVAEASDRLAENAQELQNFVAKFDL comes from the coding sequence ATGGATAAGAAGCACGGCTCTTTAATGCTACCAATTGTCGGATCTATCATTCTTGCAGTAGTAATCACTGCTGTAGCGATTGCGGGCTTTAATATTTATAGCTCTATCAATACTAATAAGTCTCAGACTGAGGCTTACAAGGCAAGACTGCTTGAAGATGTTCAGGCTGAGCTCAAGAATGAGACTCAGGAAGCTATGAGTATCTGCCAGGTTATGTATGACAGATATCTTGCCGGTGAAATGACCATGGAAGAAGCTCAGAAAGAAGCTGCTGATATTATCCGAGAACTTAAATACAATGATGGCGCAGGATATTTCTGGGTTGACACATCCAAGGGAATTAACGTTGTTCTTCTTGGGCGTGATACAGAAGGCCAATCCAGATGGGACAGTGTGGATCCAAATGGAACATATTTCATACAGGAAATGATCAAGAACGGTCTGCAGGAAGGTGGCGGATATACAAACCTTATGTTTGCAAAGCCTAATGAAACAGAACCACTTCCTAAAATAAACTATACAGCATATTTTGAGCCGTTTGACTGGGTAATGGGTACCGGAGTATGGGTTGACCATTTAGATTCACTTGCTGCAGAATACATTGGCCATGCAACTATGGATATGTACAGAAATATTAACAGTTCGATCATAACAATGCTTGTATTGCTTGTTATTGGTATTTCTATTGCTGTATATATGGGAAAGAGAATCACCAAGCCCCTTATCCTTGCAACTGAGCAGATGGTTCGTATGTCTAATAATGACTTTACAGACAACGAAGAAATGGAGAAGGTCAGAAGTCTTCCAGCTAAAGAAAATAATGAGATCGGACAGATTGCAGAAGCACTTGATCTTATGCATAAGAATATCAGAGACCTCATGATGAAAATCTCTGATACTACAGCATATGTTGCCTCTGCTTCTGAAGAGCTTTCAGCCAGTGCTTCACAGTCAGCACAGGCAAGTGAGATGGTTGCTAACTCTTGTACGAATGTTGCAAATTCCTGCTCTGGACAGATTACCGCAGTTTCAGGGGCAAGTAATGAGACTAAGGCGTTTGTTAACAATATGCAGGAGTTCCAGGATGCTATAAGCAGAACAACTGAAATGATAGATACTACAAATGACGCTGCTACTAAAGGCGCTGCTGATATGACAAATGCAACTAATATGATGAAAACAATTAAGGATTCTGTTGAAAATACAGCTTCTGTTGTTGAAACACTTGGTGAGCAGCTCAAGAATATCGACAGCTTTGTTGATACTATTGCAGAGATTGCCAGCCAGACAAACCTTCTTTCACTTAATGCAAGTATTGAGGCCGCAAGAGCCGGAGAAATGGGTAAAGGCTTTGCAGTTGTTGCTAGTGAGATCAGCAAACTGGCAGATCAGTCCAATGAGGCTGCTTCCAAGATAACAGAGCTCATAGCTGAGATCATGCAGAATTCTAATGAAGCGGTAGAAGCTATGCGCTCCGGTGCTCAGAGCGTTGTGGAAGGAACTGAGACTGTTAACGAAGCCGGAAATACTTTCGGCAATATTGTTGAGATGGTTTATTCTATATCAGAGCAGTCTGCAAGAATGAGCGAGATTGTCGGACAGCTTTCAGAAGGAACAGAGACAATTGCTGAGAATATCCAGAAGATTGAAAATATGAGTGCTGATGTTGCGGATGAAACGCAGAATGTTTCAGCTGCTTCAGAACAGCAGACAGCATCGACGCATGAAGTTGCAGAAGCTTCAGACAGACTTGCTGAAAATGCTCAGGAACTTCAGAACTTTGTTGCCAAATTTGATCTGTAA